In Gammaproteobacteria bacterium, the sequence TCGATGGTGGCGACGCGCACGTCGCCGTTCATGATGGTGGTGCCGAGCATGGTCTCGCCGACGTTGAGCGCCTGGGCGCGCACCTCGGTGGGCTGCTCGAGATCGACGCGGCGGAAGATGATGCCGGTGTTGGGCACCGCCGGACGCAGGGTCATGTAGACCTTCTCGCCCGTATGCAGGCCGACGCCGGTGGCGCGGATGCTGTTCTTGAGCGTCCGTTGTTTGAGCATGGGTTCCCGGCCTGCGTGAAGAGGTCCGCAGGTCCCTGCGGCCAAAGGCTTTTTCAGCCAAAGGCCGCCCCTGCGGCGACTGGCTAAATTATAACACCCCCCTGCGCCCGAACAAGGTTCGGGCGCCGACCTGATGCCTGTCCCACGCCGCTCAGTCCGCCTGGCGCCGCAGGAACGCCGGGATGTCCAGATAGTCCTGGTCCGACAGGTCCGGGCCCTCGTCGCGCTGGCGCCGCTCGTAGGTCGGGCGCTCCAGGCGCTTCCAGTCCGGGTGTCCGCCGTCCGTGCCGGTGGCCTTCACCACCTGGATCATGGGGGCTTGCTGCACTTCGGGCTGCGGAGGCTGCACCGCCTGGGGCGGCTGGGGCGCCGCGGCCTTCGGCCGCTGCACCGGCTGCAGGGTCTGGGCCGCACGGCCGAGACCCGTGGCCACCACCGTGACCCGCACCTCGCCGCTCATGGAGGGATCGAGCACCGTGCCCACCACCACCGTGGCGTTGTCGTCGGCGAAGGACTCCACCGCCGCGCCCACTTCCTCGAGCTCGCCGATGGTGAGGTCCATGCCGGCGGTGATGTTCACCAGCACGCCCTTGGCGCCGGCGAAGTTCACGTCCTCCAGCAAGGGGCTCGAGAGCGCCGCCTCGGCCGCGCGCCGCGCGCGGTTCTCGCCCACCGCCACGCCGGTGCCCATCATCGCCATGCCCATCTCCGACATGACCGTGCGCACGTCGGCGAAGTCCACGTTGATGAGGCCGGGACGGGTGATGATGTCTGCGATGCCCTGCACCGCGCCCAGCAGCACCTCGTTGGCGGACTGGAAGGCGTTGAGCAGGGTGATCTCGCGGCCCAGCACCGAGGCCAGCTTGTCGTTCGGGATCACGATCAGCGAGTCCACGTACTGGCTGAGCTCGGCGATGCCCTTCTCCGCCGCCAGCATGCGCTTGTTGCGCTCGAAGCCGAAAGGCTTGGTGACCACCGCCACCACCAGGATGTCCAGTTCCTTGGCCACCTGCGCCACCACCGGCGAGGCGCCGGTGCCGGTGCCGCCGCCCATGCCGGCGGTGATGAACACCATGTCGGCGCCCTTCAGCACCTCCTCGATGCGGTCGCGATCCTCGAGCGCCGCCTGGCGGCCCACGTCCGGGTTGGCGCCGGCGCCCAGGCCCTTGGTGAAGCTGCCGCCGATCTGCAGCGTGGTCTTGGCGTTGGCCTTGCGCAGCACCTGGGCATCGGTGTTGATGGCGACGAAGTCGACGCCTTCGATGCCGCGGGACACCATGTACTGGATGGCATTGCCGCCACCGCCGCCGACGCCGACCACCTTGATCACCGCGTTCTGGCTCATGTCGTCCATTAGTTCGAACATAACCGGTCTCCTCTATATAAGTCCTGAAGCCTTAAACCCTCTTGCCGCCGCCGCCCTCCCGGAGCGGCGCTTGGCCCTTAAACACCGGCACATGGACGTGCCGCAATCCGATAAAACTCAACCTTCCTTGAGCGCCGGCGAGTCCGGACAGGTGCCGGACTCGCCGGGTTCGCAGCCGTCCATGGATGGAGGGCTGCGAACGTCATCTAAAAGGAACCTTGGAACCATTGCTTCATCCGTTCCCACATGTCCTGCACGCCGCCCGGCGCGCGCTGCGAGCCGCCGCCCGCGGGCAGGCTCTGGGCGCCGAACAGCAAGAGGCCCACGCCGGTGGAGTGGATCGGGTTGCGCACCACGTCCACGAGCCCCGAGACGTGCTGCGGCGCGCCCAGGCGCACCGGCGCGTGGAACACCTCTTCCGCCAGGTCCACCGCGCCCTCCATCTTCGAGCTGCCGCCGGTGAGCACGATGCCCGCCGGGATCTGGTCCTCGAAGCCGCTGCGGCGCAGCTCCGCCTGGATCAGGCTGAACAGCTCCTCGTAGCGCGGTTCCACCACCTCGGCCAGCGTCTGGCGCGCCAGTCGCCGCGAGGGGCGCTCGCCCACGCTCGGCACCTCGATGGTCTCGTCGGCGCTGGCGAGCTGCGGCAGCGCGCAGGCGTACTTGATCTTGATCTCTTCGGCGTGGTGCGTAGGGGTGCGCAGCGCCACCGCGATGTCGTTGGTCACCTGGTCGCCGGCGATGGGGATCACCGCGGTGTGGCGGATCGCGCCGTCGGTGAACACCGCGATGTCGGTGGTGCCGCCGCCGATGTCGACGAGGCACACGCCCAGGTCCTTCTCGTCCTCGTTCAGCACCGCGTAGCTGGAGGCGAGCTGCTCCAGGATCACGTCGTCCACCTTGAGGCCGCAGCGCTCCACGCAACGCACGATGTTCTGGGCCGCGCTGGCGGCGCCGGTGACGATATGCACGCGCGCCTCCAGGCGCACGCCGGACATGCCGATGGGCTCGCGGATGCCGTCCTGGCCGTCGATGATGAAGTCCTGGGGCAGCACGTGCAGGATCTTCTGGTCGGCCGGGATGCTGACCGCGCGGGCCGCGTCGATGACGCGCTCCACGTCTCCCGCGGTGCATTCCTTGTCGCGGATCGCCACCACGCCGTGCGAGTTGAGGCTCCGCACGTGGCTGCCGGCGATGCCGGTGAACACCGAGTGGATCTGGCAGCCAGCCATGAGCTCGGCCTCCGCCACCGCGCGCTGGATGCTCTGCACCGTGGACTCGATGTTCACCACCACGCCCTTCTTCAGGCCGCGCGAGGGGTGCGAGCCGATGCCGACGATCTCCACGCCGCCCTCCGGCAGGATCTCGCCGACGATGGCCACCACCTTGGAGGTGCCCACGTCGAGGCCCACGATCAGGTGCTTGTCGGGTCGTTTCGCCATCAGCATCAGGCCCCCTGCTTGGTCGATGCGGCCGGGCCCTTCCAGCCCACCGCGAAACCGTTGGTGTAACGCATGTCCACGTAAGCCACCGCCGCGAGCTTGGCAGCCAGCGTCGGCAGCGCCAGCGCGCCGAAGCGCGCGAGCCGCGCCGCCGTATCCTCGCGGCCGAGCCGCACCTCGATGCCGTCATCCAGCACCACGGTGGCCGCGCCGCGCGCGTCCACGTCGAGCGCGCTGATGGCGAGCCCGCGCGGCGTGAGCATGCCGGCGAGCGTGTCGTACTGGGCCAGCACGTCCTGCTCGGCGCCGTCGCGTCCTGAGAGCGCGGGCAGCGAGGCATAAGCCGGATCGCCGGAGCGCGCGAACACCTTGCCGCGCGCGTCCATCAGCCCATCGCCGTTCCAGCGCGCCACCGGTACCTCCTCCACCACGTCCACGTGCAGGGTGTGGGGCCACTCGCGCCGCACGCTCGCTTCCGCCACCCAGGGCAGCGCCTCCACCGCGCTGCCGATGTCGTCCACGCGGGTATCGAAGAAGCCGTCGCCGAGCTCCGGCAGCACGGCGCGCTGCACCGCCGCCGGATCCACGTGCTGCAGGCGCCCGCTCACGGTCAGGGAGGTGAGCCTCGGGCCCGCCAGCAGCGGCGCCGCGAGCCAAGCCAGCACGCCCACGCCGGCCGCGAGCACCAGGAGTGTCGCGCCGCCCAGCACCACCACGCGCCTGCGCCAGAATTTCACCGGTTGGTCCCGACCGCTCATGGCTTGTCTCCCCGCTGGCTTTGGGTGAGGCGGTTCGGCAGCTCCGCCGCCACCGCGCCGATGTCGCCGGCTCCCAGGGTCAGCACCAGGTCGCCGTCCTTGAGCACGTCCAGGAGCGCCTCCGGCAGCTCCTGGGCCTTCTGCACGAACACCGGCTCCACGCGGCCGCGGTTGCGGATGGCACGCGCCAGGGCGCGGCCGTCGGC encodes:
- the ftsA gene encoding cell division protein FtsA, whose translation is MAKRPDKHLIVGLDVGTSKVVAIVGEILPEGGVEIVGIGSHPSRGLKKGVVVNIESTVQSIQRAVAEAELMAGCQIHSVFTGIAGSHVRSLNSHGVVAIRDKECTAGDVERVIDAARAVSIPADQKILHVLPQDFIIDGQDGIREPIGMSGVRLEARVHIVTGAASAAQNIVRCVERCGLKVDDVILEQLASSYAVLNEDEKDLGVCLVDIGGGTTDIAVFTDGAIRHTAVIPIAGDQVTNDIAVALRTPTHHAEEIKIKYACALPQLASADETIEVPSVGERPSRRLARQTLAEVVEPRYEELFSLIQAELRRSGFEDQIPAGIVLTGGSSKMEGAVDLAEEVFHAPVRLGAPQHVSGLVDVVRNPIHSTGVGLLLFGAQSLPAGGGSQRAPGGVQDMWERMKQWFQGSF
- the ftsZ gene encoding cell division protein FtsZ yields the protein MFELMDDMSQNAVIKVVGVGGGGGNAIQYMVSRGIEGVDFVAINTDAQVLRKANAKTTLQIGGSFTKGLGAGANPDVGRQAALEDRDRIEEVLKGADMVFITAGMGGGTGTGASPVVAQVAKELDILVVAVVTKPFGFERNKRMLAAEKGIAELSQYVDSLIVIPNDKLASVLGREITLLNAFQSANEVLLGAVQGIADIITRPGLINVDFADVRTVMSEMGMAMMGTGVAVGENRARRAAEAALSSPLLEDVNFAGAKGVLVNITAGMDLTIGELEEVGAAVESFADDNATVVVGTVLDPSMSGEVRVTVVATGLGRAAQTLQPVQRPKAAAPQPPQAVQPPQPEVQQAPMIQVVKATGTDGGHPDWKRLERPTYERRQRDEGPDLSDQDYLDIPAFLRRQAD
- a CDS encoding cell division protein FtsQ/DivIB is translated as MSGRDQPVKFWRRRVVVLGGATLLVLAAGVGVLAWLAAPLLAGPRLTSLTVSGRLQHVDPAAVQRAVLPELGDGFFDTRVDDIGSAVEALPWVAEASVRREWPHTLHVDVVEEVPVARWNGDGLMDARGKVFARSGDPAYASLPALSGRDGAEQDVLAQYDTLAGMLTPRGLAISALDVDARGAATVVLDDGIEVRLGREDTAARLARFGALALPTLAAKLAAVAYVDMRYTNGFAVGWKGPAASTKQGA